The DNA segment ATGCACTTTATGGCAATTTAGAAACTTGGATAAACAAGCATTACCGTGACCAGTTAAGTTTTGATGACTTACGCGATCCTAACTTGTTAGTTGAATCACGCACTGCGTTAGATGAGTTGACCCAGTTATTACACCTTGGCTCTGTGTACCACTTCCAGCAAGTTTAATGGTAAGTGCTAGCCCATGAACCTTTCATGGGCTGTTTAAACGCCTTCTGACATCAACGAAATCGCATCTTTTATCGTATCTGCAGTATGAATTACATCGGCTGTGCTGATGTTTAAATGGGTGACTAGTCGTAAAGTTTGTCCTGCAGAAATTTGAATACCTTCAGCAAGCAGCAATTTTGCCAACAGCACACCATCAATACTGTCGTCCAGGTCGATATACACCATATTGGTTTGTGGTGTAGTTACCTTGAGCTTATTACTTTCTTTTAATAAGTCGGCAAGCAACACGGCATTACCATGATCAATTTGTAAACGTTCAATATTATGATCCAAGGCATAGTCCATCGCTTTGGCAATAATGCCTGCTTGACGGGTGCCACCACCGACCATTTTTCGAATGCGTCTGGCTTTACTGATAAACTCGTTACTGCCGCAAAGGATCGAGCCCATAGGTGTACCAAGACCCTTTGAGAAACAAATCGAAATAGAGTCGACGTATTGGCAAATGTCCTTTAATTCGATATTAATCGCGGTAAGAGCATTATAAATTCGCGCACCATCAAGGTGGATATCAAGACCGTGTTGATTGGCAAACTCTCGTGCTTGTTTAAAATACTCCAAAGGGATCACTTTACCGCAGTGAGTATTCTCAAGGCTTAACAGTTTTGATTTGGCAAAATGTGAGTCGTCTTCTTTAATCACGGCGGCTATATCGGCAAAATCCAGCGCGCCATTATCTGATACTTTAATTGGCTGAGGAACCACACTGCCAAGCACTGCAGCGCCACCGGCTTCATAAAGGTAAGTATGATAGCCCTGACCAACGATATACTCTTCACCGCGTTCGCAGTGGGCTAACAAAGCACACAAATTAGACTGTGTTCCTGAATTAACCATCATAGCGGCTTCAAAGCCACTTAACTCTGCCATTCTTGCTTCCAGGGCATTAACCGTTGGGTCATCGCCATACACATCGTCGCCAAGTTCAGCGCTGATCATAGCTTGAAGCATTTCCGGTGTGGGTTTGGTTACGGTATCTGAGCGGTAGTCGATCATTGAAGTTCTCAATCTGTTTTAGGAATACAGGTTAAGTGTATAAAAAAATACCGCAGCTTAATAGTTTAACTGCGGTATTTTTAGTTACCGGGTTTCCGGCATGACATTAACGTTAGAGTTAGTACTAAAAACTATAAGTTATCGATGCTTTGTAGTTGGTACCATCAGCAAAGTAATTTAGTGATGTTTCGTATTCTTCATCGAAGATATTATTTACTTTCGCATTTACGGTAATGTTAGATGAAGCATGATAGCTTACGCCTAAATCAACTAATACATAGCTGTCCAGCGTTACATCACCAGCATCAACACTTTCATCACGATAAGACACAACACCATTAAAACTGAAGTCTTGCCACTGATATCCCAGGGTATAAGTCGCTGTTAATTCAGGGCGACGTAGTAATTTATCACCGGTGTCTGAATCTTCTGCATCAATCAAGGCAAGATTTAATTGGTTATTAAAATTGCCAATAGTAAGTATTAATGATGCTTCTAAGCCACTGATTTCAGCCGAGTTTATATTGTCTGGTTGCCATAAACCAAATTCGTTCGGTGCCCAGGCAATCAAGTTTTCAATTTCAGAGTCGAACGCGCTGAATTCAACTTTAGTACTTAGGTTGTTTGAGCTGAATTGATGACGAATTAATAATTCGTTATTGGTTATTTTTTCTGGTTGTAAGTCAGGGTTTCCTGAGCCAGGCCAATATAAGTCATTAAATGTCGGTGCTTTAAAGCCAGTACCACGAGTAACACTTAGCAACCAATCATCGTTAATTTGATAGCCTATCGACGCGTTATACGTCGTCTCGGCATCCAGGTTTTCAATATCATCATGACGCAGCGCACCTTCTAATAAAATGTGACTAAATTGGTGCTGAGCTTGCACAAATACTGCACTAACATCACGTTCGTCCTCTGCCCAAGTTTGAAAACCAGGCACCCAAGCATCAAGATCTTCACTGTTTGAGATCTCTTCAACGTAGTAGTCAACACCAAGGCTCAACGACGTTTTATTACTAAACTGGTATTGGTTAATAAAACTTATTTGATCTCGCTCGGTGCTAATCGTACTTGCGACAGTATCATTACCAAAACTTTCGCCTTCATCCTGACTGGTCGCAATTGACAACTCACTGAATAATTTATCGCCCTGATAGCGACTTGCCAGTTTTACTGAGTAGTTTTCGTGGTCTTGTTCATTGGCATAAAAAGCAGGACAAGCAACAGTCTCATCATACCAACATGGACTATCAGGGTACGATGCATCGAACTCACTGTTACCGCTTTCAAAGCGAGATACTAAATGTAGAGATACAGAATCCGTCAATTGGCTATTACCTACGGCGCTAACGCTGAATCGTTCATAACCGTCGTCATCATCTTCATTAATGTCATATGGAAATGGGTCAGTTGTATAGGCATTGAAACCGTCGCTGCTTTCTGTTGATACGGCAACACTTAAATTATGCTTCTCGCTACCTAAGCCAATTGCCGCGTCGCCTTGAACAAGGCCATTACTGCCTGCGCCAACCGTTAAACTGCCTTCTCCAGAGTGCAATTGTTTGGTAAATATTTGAATCACACCACCAATGGCATCGCTGCCCCAAAGTGCTGCTCTTGGCCCTTTAACGACTTCAATTCGTTCGATTTGATTTGGCGAAATGGCGGTTAGGTTAGTTGTTCCCAGTGTTGCTGAGTTAATGCGTACGCCATCAACTAAAATTAAGGTGTGATTTGAATTTGTGCCGCGCATGAAAATAGACGTTGCCTGGCCAGCACCACCTTGTTGAACTACGCTGATCCCGGCGACAGTATCGAGTAATTCACTGATGTTGCCAACCTGCATTGATTTTATCTGTTCGCTGGTAATAACAGCATTAGCAGAAAGCGCTAAAAATTGTTCTTGCTGATTTCGGTTAGCGGTAACCAGCATTTGATCATCTATGTCGGTGTTGGCAGCAATGGCCTGCTGACTGGTTATAGCGGAGATCCCAATAGAGATCAGTGATGTTGCGATTATGGTTTTCTTCATTATTTCCTCACTAAAGATGCCCACCGCATCTGAAAAAAAATAGCGTTAAGATCGGTCTCCGGACTTATTTATTAACAAGGCAATATTGGCCTTATTAATAAAATCACCGTTGCGGGGGCAGTACAAGAATAGGCACACACTTTAATAAGTGGGCTGGCACTTGTTTCCCGTTAAAATTCGTTTTAATGACGAATATCTTAACGACAATATTGTCAGTTTAACTGACGTCGTGTTTTATACCAATCTGCATAAAGAATGGTATTATCACCCTGAGAATGACGTTAGCAGGGCAATAACATCTGAGCTGCGCTCAAATTTGTTTTTTACTTATACCGATTGGTATTAGTTTTCTAAACTCTGATAAAAGTGTCTACTCGCATCAATATCCAGGCAAAGCTGCTCTAATTCAGAGAGCAATCGATAGCTCATGCGATGTAATATGTCTGAATTTGGTGTTAATAATTGCTTATGCTTGGCCGCGGTTACTTGCTTGAAGTTTTGCCAATCTATGGCATCAGGGTTCGGCTCTCCGGCTGACATCGGTTGAATAATTAACTGTGGATTAGCGACAATAATTTGCTCAATATTTATTTGTGGGTAATCATTTATTAATGGCTTAAACGGATTACTGGCACCGCATATTTCAAGGTGTTGTTGCGGCCATGCATTTTGCGCGACCGTAGTTAGCGGTTTTGACCATAATTCATAAAATACCGATATCGGCTGCTTATGTTGATACTGCTGATGTAATGCCGCTAACTTACGCTCAAAATCTTGAGCTTTTTGTTCAGCCAGTACGCTACTGCCAGTCAACTTTCCAAACAGCCTCAGCTCTTTTGCAACATCGGTTAAATTCACCGGATCAGAGTAAACAACTTTTAAACCCAATTGCTCTAACCGCTCTAAGTCATCGCTTGGATTTCCGGTTCGCCAGGCAATTATTAAATCGGGTTGATAAGCTAATATCTTTTCAATTTTTAGCCGTGCGTAATTGCCAACACGTGGGATAGAGTTGGCTTGCTGTGGAAAGTCAGAATGTTCAGTTGTAGCAACAATTTTACTGCCTACGCCTATATCAAAGAGCACTTCTACCACATGGGGCGCAAGTGCGATGATTTTTTGCTGACTAAAGTCTTGTTGTGCATTTTCTTGCTTTTGTGTTTGTACTTCTTCAATCACCTCATTGACCACAGAAATTGCTGTGCCAGAGGCAAAAAAGATGACCTTAAAAAGCCAAGCTAAAATAATTAAGCCAATAAATACCAACAGAGTTTTATGTTTTTTGTTCATCAGGTTTACCAGTCGATACCAGCTTGCGCTTTGATGCCGTTATCAAAAGCATGTTTAATTGATTGCACCTCAGATACCGTATCGGCAAGTTCGATCAATTGACGATGACAGGCTCTGCCAGTAATAATGACATGCTGATTAGCCGGGCGGTTATTCAGTGCGTCAACAACATCATCAAGTTCAATGTAACCATAGGTGACCATGTAAGTTATTTCATCAAGCAACACCAAATCGACTTGCTCATCTTCTAGCAACTTTTTAGCGTCAATCCATGCCGTTTGAGCGGCTGCAGTATCTTGTTCTTTATTTTGTGTTTCCCAGGTAAATCCAGTTCCCATTACATAAAAGTCAACATTGTGCTGCTCAAGTAAATTACGTTCGCCACACTCCCAAGTACCTTTGATAAATTGCACGACACTGGCGTTTAAACCATGCCCAACAGCGCGAGCAACGGTACCAAACCCAGAAGTTGATTTGCCTTTACCATTACCGGTAATAACAATTAATAGGCCTTTCTCATCGACGGCATTAGCAATTCGTTGATCAACTTTTTCTTTTAATCGTTGTTGACGTGCTTGATGTTTTTGCTCTTTAGTTGGTTTGTCATTGCTCATGTGAATTCCATTGCTTTGTCAGGGTAATTATTTTTGCCATATCCAGGTGTTGTTCTACCGAGTCGGCGAGTGTATTTAATGCGTTATTTTGTAGTTCATTAAAGCTTTGTGTGCGCTCTATATTTGCTCCGGCCCATTTCATTATAAGAGAAAGGGCGTCTGGACAATCAAACAAGCCATGCAAATAAGTGGCAATGATTTGTTGGTCCTGACTTTCAAAGCCAAGTGATTCATTATGACTAAAAATAGCGGTCATGTTGTTATTGAGTTGGGTTGAAATACCGGCATGTATTTCATAACCTTCAATGTTGGCTGTTTGCTTCAATATGGTAAGCTTGGTTGCTACATTGGTTAATGTTTTGTCAGGCGTTAGTTTTGTTGTAAATGGCAATAAACCTAAGCCGTCGCTGGACAGTAGGTCACTTTCAATATTGTCAGGATCTAAAATTTCATTGCCTAACATTTGCATGCCGCCACAGATGCCAATGACTTTCCCTCCGTAACGTAAATGCTTATTGATACAATCGTGCCAGCCCAAGCTTTTTAAGAAGGCAAGGTCTGCTTGAACATTTTTGCTACCCGGAAGAACGATCAAATCGCAAGGTGGTAGCGGCTGTTTCTGTAGGGTGGTTATATCATCAAAATTTGTCACATCTTTAGGATAGATGAATTGTAAATCAATTTCAGGGTGCCAACGCAGCGCATCAAAGTCGGTATGGTTACTCATGCGTGGATACACTGGCACTACAATGTTTAATTTTTTAGTTTGGTTATTGTCTGAGGCTTGGTTGGTGTCAACCGCATCCTCTGAAGCAATAGATAAACCGTGTAGATAAGGCAGTACACCTAACACAGGCTTACCGGTTTTTTGTTCTAACCAATCCAAGCCTGACTCGAGCAGTTTAATGTCACCACGAAAGCGGTTAATGACAAAGCCGACAACTCGTTGTTGTTCACTTTGAGAAAGCAATTCCAATGTACCAACAAGATGGGCGAACACTCCGCCGCGGTCAATGTCTGCAACTATTATTACTGGACAATCAACCTGTTCAGCAAAGCCCATATTAGCAATGTCACCTTCGCGTAAGTTTATTTCAGCAGGGCTGCCTGCACCTTCAACAACAATATAATCAAAACGCTGTTGTAGTCTTGTATGTGACTCTAGAACTGCCTGCATCGCAACTTTTTTATAGTCATGATAACTTTGAGCTTCCATTGATGTTAATGCTTTACCGTGTACGATTACCTGTGCGCCGGTATCTGAATTGGGCTTTAACAAAATTGGGTTAAAATCTACTTCAGGTTCGATGTTTGCGGCATGTGCTTGTACTGCTTGGGCTCGGCCAATTTCTCCACCATCGCTGGTTACTGCGCTGTTTAAAGCCATGTTTTGGGGTTTGAATGGTGCTACTTTAATGTTCTTTCGTGAAAGTACACGACAAATGGCTGCAACAAGAGTGCTTTTCCCTGCATCGGATGTTGTACCTTGTATCATTAATGTTTGGCTCGGTTTAGTCATCTGATAAAGATCTCGCACAATTGGAAATAGGTAATCCTATGCCATAAACTTCACAAAAATTGCTGCTTGGATGCTGAACTAATTTACAAATACTGCCATTTTCAACACGTAAACTGCTGAACAATTTGGGGTTTGTCCAATCCAGCTCTAAAACAATACTCAGCAACATACGAATAACGCCGCCATGGCAAATTACCAGTACATTTTCATCTTTATAATCAACAATGAGTTGATTAAATACTGATAGCATACGTTGATTAAAAGCTGTTAAATTTTCCGCATCAGGTAATGGGTTTTTAGCCGGGTTTTGCCAAAATGATTCGAGCATTGGCCAATGCTGTTTTGCCGTTTCAAACGCAATACCGTCAAGCTCACCGAAATCAATTTCTTTTAACTGCTCATCAATAACAATAGGTAGGCCACTGGAATTGGCGAGTTTAACAGCCAGATTTTGGCAGCGCTTTAAAGGCGAGCTGACAATATGCGTAAAGCTGTCTTGTACTTTGAGTAATTCAGTTAGGAGCTGTTCATCATGCTCTGTAATAACGCCAATATCAGTATGGCCGTATAATGCAGGAGGGCCAGCAACTTTACCGTGGCGCAATAAATAAACACTAGTCATTACTATTCCCTTTCAAGGTTAAAGGGATACCTGCAGTTATCAAGGTAACTGTATCTGCTATTTTAGCAATACCTTGGTTTAACCAACCGGCATTATCAACAAATAGTCGGCTCACGTTGCCAAGAGGGACAACCCCAAGGCCAACTTCATTAGCCACAAGAACCAGATGCTGCTTTTGGGATTGTTGAAATGCTGCAAATGATGCGAGCAGTTGCTTGGTTTCACGGTCTAAAGCGTGTTGTGATACTGTTTCACCTAAATTAAAAATAATGTTGTTTAACCACATCGTTAAACAGTCGACTAGATAAATAGTGCTTTTTATTGGGCGGGTTTGCGTTGTTAATAACTGTGCGAGCTCTAAAGGGCATTCGATAACTTGCCAGCTAATTTGCTCACTGTTTGCAGCTCTGTCTTGCTGATGTTTTTCAATGCGTTCTTGCATCTCAACATCATCAAACGCTTCTGCGGTTGCTATATATACCGGAAGTCTTTCGTGGTTTCTTTTATCTTGTTTTAAAAGTTTAGCGCACAATTGCTCTGCATAAGAGGACTTGCCAGAGCGTGCACCGCCTAAAATTAAGTGGATCATGACAGCGCTCCTGCGATGTTTGCCACAATACTTAGGTAAATGAGTAATTCGGCTATTTGCTGAGCCGCGCCAAGGCAATCTCCGGTATAGCCGCCAAGGCGTTTATTAAGCCAATATTTAAAAGAGAACCTGAAAATGGCTAGCATAACTACGATGATCACTACTGTATTTAGTGGTAACAGTACTAACGGTAGGGCGCCGATAACGAGTAATAGCCAAAGCTCCTTAACGGTTTGTTTCATCGCGAGCGGTTTACTTTTACTGGTTTCGTTATCACTGACATAATTCATGTCAAAAATAAGGCTGGCCGCTGTTGCTCTTGAGAGCGAATAACCGACGAGAATACTGGCGATTAGTAATTGTTGCTGAGCGAGTTCAACTAATAATACATATTTTAATGCTAACGCAGATACTATGCTTACTGTGCCATAAGTGCCCAGTCTGCTGTCTTTCATGATAGCTAATCGTTGGTTAATGGTAATGCCTCCACCAATGCCATCGGCCATATCGGCCAACCCATCTTCATGAAATGCGCCGGTGAGTAATAAGCTGGCAATTATTAATAATATGAGCGCAATGCTAACAGGAAGAAATAACAACACACTTTGGTAAAAGGCAAGAAGAAGTAGGGCGAGGACTAACCCAACTAATGAAAAATAACGCCCTGACTGATTTAATAATTGCGGCGAATAGTCTA comes from the Thalassotalea nanhaiensis genome and includes:
- the ltaE gene encoding low-specificity L-threonine aldolase; protein product: MIDYRSDTVTKPTPEMLQAMISAELGDDVYGDDPTVNALEARMAELSGFEAAMMVNSGTQSNLCALLAHCERGEEYIVGQGYHTYLYEAGGAAVLGSVVPQPIKVSDNGALDFADIAAVIKEDDSHFAKSKLLSLENTHCGKVIPLEYFKQAREFANQHGLDIHLDGARIYNALTAINIELKDICQYVDSISICFSKGLGTPMGSILCGSNEFISKARRIRKMVGGGTRQAGIIAKAMDYALDHNIERLQIDHGNAVLLADLLKESNKLKVTTPQTNMVYIDLDDSIDGVLLAKLLLAEGIQISAGQTLRLVTHLNISTADVIHTADTIKDAISLMSEGV
- a CDS encoding TonB-dependent receptor domain-containing protein, encoding MKKTIIATSLISIGISAITSQQAIAANTDIDDQMLVTANRNQQEQFLALSANAVITSEQIKSMQVGNISELLDTVAGISVVQQGGAGQATSIFMRGTNSNHTLILVDGVRINSATLGTTNLTAISPNQIERIEVVKGPRAALWGSDAIGGVIQIFTKQLHSGEGSLTVGAGSNGLVQGDAAIGLGSEKHNLSVAVSTESSDGFNAYTTDPFPYDINEDDDDGYERFSVSAVGNSQLTDSVSLHLVSRFESGNSEFDASYPDSPCWYDETVACPAFYANEQDHENYSVKLASRYQGDKLFSELSIATSQDEGESFGNDTVASTISTERDQISFINQYQFSNKTSLSLGVDYYVEEISNSEDLDAWVPGFQTWAEDERDVSAVFVQAQHQFSHILLEGALRHDDIENLDAETTYNASIGYQINDDWLLSVTRGTGFKAPTFNDLYWPGSGNPDLQPEKITNNELLIRHQFSSNNLSTKVEFSAFDSEIENLIAWAPNEFGLWQPDNINSAEISGLEASLILTIGNFNNQLNLALIDAEDSDTGDKLLRRPELTATYTLGYQWQDFSFNGVVSYRDESVDAGDVTLDSYVLVDLGVSYHASSNITVNAKVNNIFDEEYETSLNYFADGTNYKASITYSF
- a CDS encoding cobalamin-binding protein, which gives rise to MNKKHKTLLVFIGLIILAWLFKVIFFASGTAISVVNEVIEEVQTQKQENAQQDFSQQKIIALAPHVVEVLFDIGVGSKIVATTEHSDFPQQANSIPRVGNYARLKIEKILAYQPDLIIAWRTGNPSDDLERLEQLGLKVVYSDPVNLTDVAKELRLFGKLTGSSVLAEQKAQDFERKLAALHQQYQHKQPISVFYELWSKPLTTVAQNAWPQQHLEICGASNPFKPLINDYPQINIEQIIVANPQLIIQPMSAGEPNPDAIDWQNFKQVTAAKHKQLLTPNSDILHRMSYRLLSELEQLCLDIDASRHFYQSLEN
- the cobO gene encoding cob(I)yrinic acid a,c-diamide adenosyltransferase; protein product: MSNDKPTKEQKHQARQQRLKEKVDQRIANAVDEKGLLIVITGNGKGKSTSGFGTVARAVGHGLNASVVQFIKGTWECGERNLLEQHNVDFYVMGTGFTWETQNKEQDTAAAQTAWIDAKKLLEDEQVDLVLLDEITYMVTYGYIELDDVVDALNNRPANQHVIITGRACHRQLIELADTVSEVQSIKHAFDNGIKAQAGIDW
- a CDS encoding cobyric acid synthase translates to MTKPSQTLMIQGTTSDAGKSTLVAAICRVLSRKNIKVAPFKPQNMALNSAVTSDGGEIGRAQAVQAHAANIEPEVDFNPILLKPNSDTGAQVIVHGKALTSMEAQSYHDYKKVAMQAVLESHTRLQQRFDYIVVEGAGSPAEINLREGDIANMGFAEQVDCPVIIVADIDRGGVFAHLVGTLELLSQSEQQRVVGFVINRFRGDIKLLESGLDWLEQKTGKPVLGVLPYLHGLSIASEDAVDTNQASDNNQTKKLNIVVPVYPRMSNHTDFDALRWHPEIDLQFIYPKDVTNFDDITTLQKQPLPPCDLIVLPGSKNVQADLAFLKSLGWHDCINKHLRYGGKVIGICGGMQMLGNEILDPDNIESDLLSSDGLGLLPFTTKLTPDKTLTNVATKLTILKQTANIEGYEIHAGISTQLNNNMTAIFSHNESLGFESQDQQIIATYLHGLFDCPDALSLIMKWAGANIERTQSFNELQNNALNTLADSVEQHLDMAKIITLTKQWNSHEQ
- a CDS encoding histidine phosphatase family protein; this translates as MTSVYLLRHGKVAGPPALYGHTDIGVITEHDEQLLTELLKVQDSFTHIVSSPLKRCQNLAVKLANSSGLPIVIDEQLKEIDFGELDGIAFETAKQHWPMLESFWQNPAKNPLPDAENLTAFNQRMLSVFNQLIVDYKDENVLVICHGGVIRMLLSIVLELDWTNPKLFSSLRVENGSICKLVQHPSSNFCEVYGIGLPISNCARSLSDD
- the cobU gene encoding bifunctional adenosylcobinamide kinase/adenosylcobinamide-phosphate guanylyltransferase → MIHLILGGARSGKSSYAEQLCAKLLKQDKRNHERLPVYIATAEAFDDVEMQERIEKHQQDRAANSEQISWQVIECPLELAQLLTTQTRPIKSTIYLVDCLTMWLNNIIFNLGETVSQHALDRETKQLLASFAAFQQSQKQHLVLVANEVGLGVVPLGNVSRLFVDNAGWLNQGIAKIADTVTLITAGIPLTLKGNSND
- a CDS encoding adenosylcobinamide-GDP ribazoletransferase; translation: MQMFRQQLNLFFLALSFFSRLPVPATVDYSPQLLNQSGRYFSLVGLVLALLLLAFYQSVLLFLPVSIALILLIIASLLLTGAFHEDGLADMADGIGGGITINQRLAIMKDSRLGTYGTVSIVSALALKYVLLVELAQQQLLIASILVGYSLSRATAASLIFDMNYVSDNETSKSKPLAMKQTVKELWLLLVIGALPLVLLPLNTVVIIVVMLAIFRFSFKYWLNKRLGGYTGDCLGAAQQIAELLIYLSIVANIAGALS